In Desulfosediminicola ganghwensis, a single window of DNA contains:
- the rsmB gene encoding 16S rRNA (cytosine(967)-C(5))-methyltransferase RsmB, producing MTTKSRATGNIAKGTPFSSRYAAAETLVRLQQSKLPLKPLFDSVTLEYQITGAERGLAMNLVYGVLRRREYLNHLLSLLARKPFQQLEPFIHATLLVGLYQLFCLDRIPESAAVNEAVNAVKKARPGSHLHGFVNGVLRSATRQKEQLPGPQDRYPDRRPFLNHPGWLTKRWIKQYGRQEMERICAVNSLEPQLVLRVNTGTVSKEHYLKQLNQLGINATSGSYAPDSVVLWDFQGAVTALPGYQEGYFQVQDEAAQLATLLLAPFKESGSYLDCCAGLGGKTGHICQLTQNTTEVVAVEPEKHRQNLFHENMVRLFPDRNVALYPMPLEQFARDSESKFSGVLIDAPCSGTGVIGRHPDIRWNRKKSDFKRYQQTQSKLIELASQLVAEDGILVYATCSLEPEENRQVVDHFLLEHPEFVLCDCRDTLPEPAAKFIEDKCFCPRPSSSIDGFFAARMQRKN from the coding sequence GTGACAACAAAATCCCGAGCTACAGGTAACATAGCCAAAGGCACTCCCTTCAGTAGCCGCTATGCAGCCGCCGAAACCCTCGTCCGTCTGCAGCAGAGCAAGCTGCCCCTCAAGCCACTTTTCGACTCGGTTACCCTGGAATACCAGATTACGGGTGCTGAGAGAGGGCTGGCCATGAATCTGGTCTACGGCGTGTTACGCCGACGGGAATACCTTAATCACCTGCTCTCCCTGTTAGCCAGAAAGCCCTTCCAGCAACTCGAACCATTTATTCATGCGACCCTGCTGGTTGGTTTGTATCAGTTGTTCTGCCTCGATCGCATTCCTGAATCCGCCGCAGTCAATGAAGCGGTCAACGCTGTAAAGAAGGCCAGGCCAGGTAGCCATCTGCACGGTTTTGTAAATGGTGTGCTGCGAAGCGCAACGCGGCAAAAGGAACAGCTTCCCGGACCGCAGGACCGTTATCCCGATAGACGGCCATTTCTCAATCACCCGGGTTGGCTCACCAAGCGCTGGATCAAACAGTATGGCCGGCAGGAGATGGAGCGAATCTGTGCCGTCAACAGCCTTGAACCGCAGTTGGTTCTGCGGGTCAATACCGGAACGGTCTCAAAAGAGCACTACCTGAAACAACTCAATCAGCTCGGCATCAACGCCACGAGCGGGAGCTATGCTCCGGACAGCGTGGTCCTCTGGGATTTCCAAGGTGCTGTCACTGCGCTTCCCGGTTATCAGGAGGGGTACTTCCAGGTTCAGGATGAGGCTGCTCAACTGGCGACGCTGCTGCTCGCCCCATTTAAAGAATCAGGCAGTTACCTCGACTGTTGCGCCGGACTTGGCGGCAAGACGGGACACATCTGCCAGCTAACCCAAAATACAACGGAAGTTGTGGCGGTGGAGCCTGAAAAACACCGTCAGAACCTCTTCCATGAAAATATGGTGCGGCTCTTTCCCGATAGAAACGTTGCACTGTATCCCATGCCACTTGAGCAATTCGCCCGGGATTCTGAGTCAAAGTTTTCCGGAGTGTTGATTGATGCCCCCTGTTCAGGGACCGGTGTCATCGGCAGACACCCTGATATTCGCTGGAACAGGAAAAAAAGTGATTTCAAGCGCTATCAGCAAACCCAGAGTAAACTTATTGAGTTGGCCTCACAGTTGGTGGCCGAAGATGGTATACTGGTGTATGCGACCTGCTCTCTTGAACCGGAAGAAAACCGCCAGGTAGTCGACCACTTCCTGTTGGAGCATCCTGAATTTGTTCTTTGCGACTGCAGAGACACCTTGCCGGAACCGGCTGCAAAGTTCATAGAAGACAAATGTTTTTGCCCGCGACCTTCATCATCTATCGATGGTTTTTTCGCAGCGCGCATGCAACGCAAAAACTGA
- a CDS encoding M24 family metallopeptidase: MDYSGRVKALQKKLRRKKIDAILVSQPSNRRYLSGFTASDHDITESSGVLLIPARGKGLLLTDFRYMQQAENDVDGFKVKIYTRGLLALLKKLLPKMEIQRLAFETDYLLHSSYVSYGKAFKKIGVSLIPLSGVIEKIREVKDGDEIDAIRKSVRLNEQVFQEVFPKISSSMSEIEVALAIEQTMRKLGAESASFDSIVASGDNSALPHAVPSRQMVMRDRPLTIDMGLVLKGYCSDMTRTFVPGKASKKYKKIHRIVREAQRAGIAAIRPGITGKEADKAARDVIDDAGYGKYFGHSLGHGVGLQVHEAPRLSKIGNQKLKPGMIVTAEPGIYIPGWGGIRLENMLLVTDDGCEDLNSDATWLDI, translated from the coding sequence ATGGACTATAGCGGTAGAGTCAAGGCACTGCAGAAAAAACTGCGCCGCAAAAAAATAGACGCGATACTGGTAAGCCAGCCCAGCAACAGGCGTTACCTGAGCGGTTTTACCGCGTCAGATCACGACATAACAGAAAGCTCCGGTGTGCTGCTTATCCCCGCCAGAGGGAAAGGACTGTTGCTCACTGACTTTCGCTATATGCAGCAGGCTGAGAACGACGTAGATGGCTTCAAGGTTAAAATCTACACCCGGGGGCTGCTGGCGCTCCTGAAAAAACTGCTGCCGAAGATGGAGATCCAACGTCTCGCTTTCGAGACCGACTATCTGCTGCACTCGAGCTATGTGAGTTACGGGAAAGCGTTCAAAAAAATCGGTGTCTCATTAATCCCGCTTTCTGGAGTTATCGAGAAAATACGGGAGGTCAAGGATGGCGATGAAATTGACGCCATCCGCAAGTCGGTGCGCCTGAACGAGCAGGTTTTTCAGGAGGTTTTTCCAAAAATCTCCAGCTCGATGTCTGAGATTGAGGTGGCCCTTGCCATCGAGCAGACCATGCGCAAGCTGGGAGCGGAATCGGCCAGTTTTGATTCAATAGTCGCTTCCGGCGATAACAGCGCCCTGCCCCATGCGGTTCCTTCCCGCCAGATGGTGATGCGAGACCGGCCGTTGACGATCGACATGGGACTGGTGTTGAAGGGCTACTGCTCTGACATGACACGCACCTTTGTCCCCGGCAAGGCATCAAAGAAATACAAAAAGATCCACCGGATCGTTCGTGAAGCACAACGTGCCGGCATCGCGGCAATACGACCGGGCATTACCGGAAAAGAAGCGGACAAGGCTGCCCGGGATGTGATCGATGATGCCGGATATGGCAAGTATTTCGGCCACAGTCTTGGCCACGGTGTCGGCCTGCAGGTACATGAGGCACCCCGGCTTTCTAAAATTGGCAACCAGAAGCTGAAACCGGGCATGATCGTCACCGCCGAACCAGGCATTTATATACCCGGTTGGGGTGGAATCCGGTTGGAGAACATGTTACTGGTTACCGATGACGGCTGCGAAGATCTTAATAGCGATGCAACGTGGCTTGATATCTGA
- the dgcN gene encoding N-acetyltransferase DgcN translates to MFESPYILFLGDAPDGLAAKVAQGIYDWRPEAVAGQYRMEGCKADLGIGDISIDDAVLAGAKTLVIGVVNRGGVISSSWKSVLLEALEKGMDIASGLHNLLKDEPELVAAAEKYGRSLYDVRVPTVDYPIANGKKRSGKRCLAVGTDCSVGKMYTALAMDKEMRRRGVKSTFRATGQTGILITGDGVPLDAVVADFMAGAIEWLTPDNDPDHWDLIEGQGSLFHPSYSGVTMALVHGGQPDALILCHEPTREHMRGLPGYSQPSLEELRDVALQLARVVNPECVVAAVSVNTQHMDEEQAQVYLSGLEEQLGLPVVDPFRQGAQRLVEALL, encoded by the coding sequence ATGTTTGAGTCACCCTATATATTGTTTTTGGGAGATGCACCTGATGGACTGGCGGCAAAGGTTGCCCAGGGGATATATGACTGGCGCCCGGAGGCAGTAGCGGGCCAGTATCGTATGGAGGGTTGTAAGGCGGATCTTGGGATTGGGGATATCTCAATCGACGATGCGGTGCTTGCGGGAGCAAAGACTCTGGTCATAGGGGTGGTAAACAGGGGCGGTGTGATTTCATCTTCCTGGAAATCCGTGTTGCTGGAAGCCCTAGAGAAGGGGATGGATATCGCCTCGGGCCTGCATAACCTGTTGAAAGATGAACCTGAACTGGTGGCAGCGGCCGAAAAATATGGTCGTAGCCTTTATGATGTACGGGTACCGACGGTAGATTACCCGATTGCCAATGGTAAAAAGCGTAGCGGCAAGAGATGCCTCGCCGTCGGTACGGACTGTTCTGTGGGCAAGATGTACACAGCCCTTGCGATGGATAAAGAGATGCGCAGGCGTGGGGTTAAATCGACTTTCAGGGCAACCGGGCAGACCGGAATACTTATCACCGGTGACGGAGTGCCGCTGGATGCGGTTGTGGCGGATTTTATGGCCGGTGCCATCGAGTGGCTGACTCCTGATAACGATCCGGATCACTGGGATCTGATAGAGGGGCAGGGAAGCCTCTTTCATCCATCCTATTCAGGTGTTACAATGGCTCTCGTTCATGGTGGCCAGCCGGATGCGCTCATACTTTGCCATGAGCCTACCCGTGAGCATATGCGTGGTCTGCCGGGCTATAGTCAGCCTTCGCTCGAAGAATTGCGCGATGTGGCGCTGCAGCTGGCACGGGTGGTGAATCCGGAATGTGTAGTGGCTGCGGTTTCCGTGAATACCCAGCATATGGATGAGGAACAGGCTCAGGTTTATCTCTCTGGCCTGGAAGAACAATTGGGACTTCCGGTTGTGGATCCGTTCCGACAAGGGGCACAAAGACTGGTTGAGGCGCTGTTATGA
- a CDS encoding M48 family metallopeptidase, whose protein sequence is MKRWFIPIILFFTLTACATSPTGRSQLMLVSPEQAISASQEAYVQTLQPLQKEGKLDPDPATTARVREVTGRVIAQAIQLFPASRNWDWSVRVIDEPETVNAWCMAGGKMAVYTGLLNKVNPTDDELAQVMAHEVSHALANHTAEKMSMAMATQMGLMGVAVATQDSAYSGLAMSGGAMAAAMAITLPNSRTAETEADVIGIELAARAGYDPKAAVTLWEKMARVGGSSQPEFLSTHPSPGNRQANLSALADKMMPYYLQPGLRPVYQLR, encoded by the coding sequence ATGAAACGCTGGTTTATTCCGATAATTCTGTTCTTCACCCTCACTGCTTGCGCCACCAGCCCCACCGGCCGCTCCCAGCTTATGCTGGTTTCCCCTGAACAGGCCATAAGCGCCTCCCAGGAAGCATATGTTCAGACATTGCAACCGCTGCAGAAAGAAGGGAAGCTTGACCCGGACCCGGCCACCACTGCCCGCGTGCGTGAAGTCACCGGCAGGGTTATCGCCCAGGCTATTCAACTTTTTCCCGCATCACGCAACTGGGACTGGAGTGTTCGAGTGATCGATGAGCCTGAAACAGTCAACGCCTGGTGCATGGCCGGCGGCAAAATGGCCGTTTACACTGGTTTACTCAACAAAGTCAACCCCACCGATGACGAGCTTGCCCAGGTCATGGCCCACGAGGTTTCACACGCCCTTGCCAACCATACCGCAGAGAAGATGTCCATGGCAATGGCCACCCAGATGGGACTTATGGGCGTCGCTGTTGCAACCCAGGACAGCGCCTATTCAGGGCTCGCCATGAGCGGCGGCGCCATGGCTGCTGCAATGGCCATCACTCTGCCTAATTCGCGAACTGCAGAGACCGAAGCTGACGTGATAGGCATCGAACTTGCCGCCCGGGCAGGTTACGACCCCAAAGCGGCCGTAACTCTCTGGGAGAAAATGGCCCGGGTTGGTGGCTCAAGCCAACCGGAGTTTCTCTCTACTCACCCTTCACCCGGCAACAGACAAGCCAACCTCAGTGCGTTAGCGGACAAAATGATGCCATATTATCTGCAGCCCGGACTGAGGCCGGTCTACCAACTCAGATAA
- a CDS encoding YciI family protein — MSERSETSIFSISLRLISSRYFALEQISCSPGTPHVDSISNSPTSKTRSPLDNELKKFVAILSSKSKDRFSEGLLQEHIDHLQKLYDEKVLELCGPFTDDDSAIQIIRAADLTAAERIIYQDPFVKHNYYSTVRIKELIEANPANNWLVSHPQTEQKR; from the coding sequence ATGAGCGAACGAAGTGAGACTTCGATATTCAGTATATCGCTCCGACTGATTTCCTCAAGATACTTCGCCTTGGAACAAATCAGCTGTTCTCCAGGTACCCCGCACGTAGATTCAATCTCCAATTCTCCGACCTCTAAAACACGATCTCCCTTGGACAATGAATTGAAAAAATTCGTCGCAATACTATCAAGTAAAAGCAAGGACCGGTTCTCTGAGGGGTTGCTGCAGGAGCACATTGACCATCTGCAGAAACTCTATGATGAGAAGGTCCTTGAGCTATGTGGACCCTTTACCGACGATGATTCTGCGATCCAGATCATACGGGCGGCTGATTTAACTGCGGCTGAGCGGATTATTTATCAGGATCCTTTTGTCAAACACAACTATTACAGCACGGTCCGGATCAAGGAGCTCATCGAAGCGAATCCAGCCAATAACTGGTTGGTTTCACATCCACAAACTGAACAGAAACGATAG
- a CDS encoding CBS domain-containing protein encodes MQIIATHKQTDFDALASIIAATLIYPGSVGVVPKEVSRNVRRFLSTHKTAFNLILPKEIQHDQVQRLIVVDTPNWSRLERMEKLRDRDDLEIHLWDHHMHGGDIEADMVCQEDVGATVTLFIRELKKRQMELNPLMSTVLLLGLYEDTGHLTYPSTTPEDAYAAGWLLENGADLNVASYFLNPPYEEKQKDVLFEMMKATEKLTINSFKIGFNIITLEDKVTTLSGIVNMYRSIINVDAIFVIFVTNGRSTVIGRSGVEMIDIGWIMSKLGGGGHAGAGSATIKTSEQSPESVREKIISLLESEQKESIRIADLMSFPVQSVSPDTPMHEVHSLMTNEHIRSVMVIENDKLQGIVVLWDFKKLKHEKHWNKPVKAYMARDLTCIPPDAIPSQIGRLMLEKNIGHFPVVQDEKVIGVVSRTDILNYFYDLLPE; translated from the coding sequence ATGCAGATTATAGCCACTCACAAGCAGACCGATTTTGACGCGCTCGCGTCCATCATAGCAGCGACACTCATCTACCCCGGCAGCGTCGGCGTTGTGCCCAAGGAGGTCAGCCGTAACGTCCGCAGATTTCTTTCGACACATAAAACCGCATTCAATCTCATCCTGCCCAAAGAGATCCAACACGACCAGGTTCAACGGCTCATAGTAGTTGATACCCCGAACTGGTCACGACTGGAGCGCATGGAAAAACTCCGGGACAGGGATGATCTCGAAATTCACCTCTGGGACCACCATATGCACGGAGGAGACATCGAAGCGGACATGGTTTGCCAGGAGGACGTTGGTGCCACCGTCACGCTTTTTATCCGGGAACTGAAAAAGCGCCAAATGGAGCTGAACCCGCTGATGTCCACGGTGCTGCTGCTCGGGCTCTATGAAGACACCGGTCATCTCACCTACCCTTCGACCACTCCGGAGGATGCCTATGCCGCCGGTTGGCTGCTTGAAAATGGTGCCGACCTCAACGTCGCATCATATTTTCTCAATCCCCCATACGAAGAGAAGCAAAAAGATGTTCTCTTTGAGATGATGAAGGCCACTGAAAAGCTGACCATCAACAGTTTCAAAATCGGATTCAATATCATCACCCTCGAAGATAAGGTCACGACACTTTCCGGTATCGTCAATATGTACCGCTCCATCATCAACGTTGACGCAATCTTCGTGATTTTCGTCACCAATGGAAGGTCTACCGTGATCGGCAGAAGCGGTGTCGAGATGATCGACATTGGCTGGATAATGAGCAAACTCGGCGGTGGTGGCCATGCGGGTGCTGGCTCGGCCACCATCAAGACCAGTGAACAGAGTCCTGAGTCTGTACGTGAAAAAATAATCAGCCTTCTGGAGTCTGAGCAGAAAGAGAGTATCCGTATCGCAGACCTGATGTCCTTTCCTGTTCAATCGGTCTCACCCGACACTCCCATGCATGAGGTTCATTCACTCATGACCAACGAACATATTCGCAGTGTAATGGTGATTGAAAATGACAAATTACAAGGGATTGTGGTTCTCTGGGATTTCAAAAAACTCAAACATGAAAAACACTGGAATAAACCGGTAAAAGCGTACATGGCCAGGGACCTCACCTGCATTCCGCCCGACGCTATCCCTTCCCAGATCGGCCGCCTGATGCTGGAAAAAAATATCGGCCACTTCCCGGTTGTCCAGGATGAGAAGGTAATTGGAGTGGTTAGCCGCACTGACATTTTAAATTATTTCTACGACCTGCTTCCAGAGTAG
- a CDS encoding succinate dehydrogenase iron-sulfur subunit, with protein MNIILKIQRFNPDADKEPYFQEFSVEVDPNDRLLDGLMKVKQFQDGSLCFRKSCAHGVCGSDGMRINGSDGLACKTLVKDVAGKDGEVVTVEPLAHLPVQRDLIVDQADFFEKYRAVKPFLISDTESEGKERVQSQDERMVFDDTTNCILCASCYSACPVLDDEPAFIGPAAIVQAYRFLADSRDSGTRERFDVLDTPNGVWPCENHFKCTKACPRSIMITKRINQTKQMIKKDNG; from the coding sequence ATGAATATCATATTGAAAATACAGCGCTTCAACCCTGATGCGGATAAGGAGCCTTATTTCCAGGAATTTTCTGTAGAGGTTGATCCGAATGACCGGCTGCTTGACGGTTTGATGAAGGTGAAACAGTTCCAGGACGGCAGCCTGTGCTTTCGCAAAAGCTGCGCCCACGGGGTATGCGGTTCAGACGGTATGCGGATAAACGGGAGTGACGGCCTGGCCTGTAAAACACTGGTGAAAGATGTGGCCGGAAAAGATGGCGAGGTGGTGACGGTGGAGCCGCTCGCTCACTTACCGGTCCAGAGGGACCTGATTGTTGATCAGGCCGATTTTTTTGAAAAGTACCGGGCTGTGAAGCCGTTTCTGATCAGTGATACAGAGAGTGAGGGAAAGGAGCGTGTACAATCCCAGGATGAGCGTATGGTATTCGATGATACCACCAATTGCATTCTTTGCGCCTCATGCTATTCTGCCTGTCCGGTATTGGATGATGAACCGGCGTTCATCGGTCCTGCGGCGATTGTGCAGGCCTATCGCTTTCTGGCCGATTCAAGAGATAGTGGCACCAGGGAGCGGTTTGATGTACTCGATACTCCCAACGGGGTATGGCCATGCGAGAACCATTTCAAATGCACCAAGGCGTGTCCACGATCTATCATGATTACCAAGCGGATCAATCAGACCAAGCAGATGATCAAGAAAGATAACGGGTGA
- the dgcA gene encoding N-acetyl-D-Glu racemase DgcA, producing MILRVFREVFPLAQPFTISRGSRTEAVVVRVEIESDGVIGQGECVPYPRYGETVAGVMDQITGLPTSFTRQELQDLLAPGAARNAVDCAMWDLEAKLKGRPVWQLAGLSEPSSEVTAYTLSLDTPENMEAAARKNSHRPLLKTKLGGTGDVARIEAVRRGAPGARIIVDANEGWSIETYGELAPVLVRLGVEMVEQPLPAGEDEALTDIERVLPVCADESCHDRSSLAKLVGKYDMINIKLDKTGGLTEALALKEEAERAGYHIMVGCMVGSSLAMAPAVLVAQGCAVTDLDGPLLLAHDRPDGLKYDQVGVHPATKSLWG from the coding sequence ATGATACTACGGGTATTTCGGGAAGTCTTTCCCCTTGCACAACCGTTCACCATCTCAAGGGGCTCCCGCACCGAGGCGGTGGTGGTGCGGGTTGAGATCGAGAGTGACGGCGTGATCGGTCAGGGCGAGTGCGTTCCATATCCCCGTTATGGCGAGACCGTGGCTGGGGTTATGGATCAAATCACCGGTTTGCCGACATCTTTTACCCGGCAGGAACTGCAGGATCTGCTTGCCCCCGGTGCTGCCAGGAACGCTGTGGACTGTGCCATGTGGGATCTTGAGGCCAAGCTGAAAGGTCGTCCGGTCTGGCAATTGGCCGGGCTTTCCGAACCTAGCTCAGAAGTTACGGCCTATACCCTTTCTCTGGATACTCCCGAGAATATGGAAGCCGCTGCCCGGAAAAACAGTCACAGGCCGTTACTCAAGACCAAGCTGGGTGGCACCGGTGATGTGGCAAGAATAGAGGCGGTACGGCGCGGCGCTCCCGGGGCCAGGATTATAGTCGACGCCAATGAGGGCTGGTCAATTGAGACCTATGGTGAACTTGCGCCGGTGCTGGTCAGGCTGGGCGTGGAAATGGTCGAACAGCCGTTGCCTGCCGGTGAAGATGAGGCCCTGACAGATATAGAAAGGGTGTTGCCGGTCTGCGCTGATGAATCCTGCCATGATCGCAGCTCTTTAGCCAAGCTTGTCGGCAAATATGACATGATAAATATCAAGCTCGACAAGACCGGTGGGCTTACCGAGGCGCTGGCCCTGAAAGAAGAAGCTGAACGGGCAGGCTACCATATAATGGTGGGTTGCATGGTTGGTTCTTCACTGGCCATGGCTCCTGCTGTGCTGGTGGCACAGGGATGTGCGGTTACAGACCTGGACGGCCCGCTCTTGCTGGCCCATGATCGGCCGGATGGTTTGAAATACGATCAGGTAGGAGTGCATCCTGCAACGAAAAGCTTGTGGGGTTGA